The following are encoded in a window of Phaseolus vulgaris cultivar G19833 chromosome 3, P. vulgaris v2.0, whole genome shotgun sequence genomic DNA:
- the LOC137839333 gene encoding uncharacterized protein, with protein MGHHIKSNCSCVIINVYAACNLSEKIVIWEALSAFRSLHQDKVWCCCGDFNAVRCAAERKGIRGNASNKKEIRSFNDFIGSNLMEDLPIVGKKFTWYKADGSAKSRLDRILVSEEWLKVWPMSKQYVQAREVLDHCAIVVKSWIKDWGPKPFKSIDAWLLEPGFKDLVRDKWMSYEVQGNSITKVKDKLKRLKFDLKEWNMSVFGNLEENKRKIMKEIDNLDVKDDLCDLMENEKLRRMELVSQQRLVEKKLESVYRQKARSNWFKYGDSNSKFYHSTTRWRRIKNEVKGVELKGQWCEEPDTVRREVKRVF; from the coding sequence ATGGGTCACCATATAAAGTCGAACTGCTCATGTGTTATCATTAATGTTTACGCTGCGTGCAATCTGAGTGAAAAGATCGTTATATGGGAAGCTTTGTCTGCTTTTAGAAGTCTTCATCAGGACAAGGTGTGGTGTTGTTGTGGTGATTTTAATGCAGTCAGGTGTGCTGCAGAAAGGAAAGGCATTAGAGGAAATGCTAGCAATAAAAAGGAAATCAGAAGCTTCAATGATTTCATTGGAAGTAATCTGATGGAGGATTTGCCTATTGTAGGTAAGAAGTTCACATGGTATAAGGCAGATGGATCCGCAAAAAGTAGGCTAGACAGAATTCTGGTATCCGAAGAATGGCTCAAAGTATGGCCAATGAGCAAGCAATATGTACAAGCAAGGGAGGTTTTGGATCATTGTGCAATAGTGGTGAAATCCTGGATTAAAGACTGGGGTCCAAAACCATTTAAGTCAATTGACGCATGGCTCCTGGAACCTGGGTTCAAGGATCTGGTGAGGGATAAATGGATGTCATATGAGGTGCAAGGTAACAGCATAACCAAAGTCAAAGATAAACTCAAACGTTTAAAGTTTGATCTTAAAGAGTGGAATATGAGCGTTTTTGGGAATCTTGAGGAAAACAAGCGGAAGATCATGAAGGAGATTGATAATCTTGATGTCAAGGATGACCTATGTGATTTGATGGAGAATGAAAAGTTAAGAAGAATGGAGTTAGTTAGTCAACAAAGATTGGTAGAGAAAAAGCTGGAATCTGTGTATAGGCAAAAAGCCAGGTCAAACTGGTTCAAATATGGGGACTCTAACTCTAAATTCTATCATTCTACTACCAGGTGGAGAAGAATCAAGAATGAAGTTAAAGGAGTCGAGTTAAAAGGTCAGTGGTGTGAAGAACCGGACACAGTGCGAAGGGAAGTAAAGCGAGTTTTTTAG
- the LOC137839334 gene encoding uncharacterized protein: protein MTTRPAHARSEEMTLQQLMGMVHGLQDAVAASKVEQEHMQADLTASQARSEELHRTNEELRHRWRGRDEPEAASPPREFTTPFSQAILETAIPNTFTGPKATFTGMEDPEAHLTAFHTQMLLVGGSDAVRCKLFMSTLTGMAMDWFINLPEGHVTSFAQLSQLFREQYLANRTPAPVSYDLFDVKQFQGETLKEYISRFGAQVVKVGTKEEPMIVYAFKKGVRLGSFSKMLNRSHPKTFAEIRRQAVERIASEGETYEKCTTTVPARPKAQIRTQPVRVHQAVTERKHFDRKRAYEPRRTQPKSRVEQGREASKPPRHNFVMELKDLIAIPSIADWLRLPIKADKVLGPRKESWCEFHEAFGHHINNCLALGYQLDELVKNGFLKDYLMEKQAGRPPGSQPGGSEGQQHEAPVLGEIHTIAGGFSGGGCTASQRKRYARSIMSVEVFEDHSPDVDITFTKQDLRDVVPHDNDPIVISLVTTRRTVHRVLVDQGSSADVMF, encoded by the coding sequence ATGACCACCCGACCAGCACacgctaggagtgaagagatgaccctaCAACAGCTCATGGGCATGGTGCACGGGCTGCAAGACGCAGTGGCAGCCTCGAAAGTAGAACAGGAACACATGCAGGCGGACCTTACAGCTTCTCAAGCAAGAAGCGAGGAACTCCACCGCaccaacgaggagttacgcCATAGATGGCGTGGCAGAGACGAACCGGAGGCTGCATCCCCACCCAGGGAATTCACAACACCATTTTCACAGGCAATCTTGGAGACGGCAATTCCCAATACGTTCACAGGACCCAAAGCGACCTTCACGGGAATGGAGGATCCCGAAGCACACCTCACAGCGTTCCATACACAGATGTTACTGGTAGGTGGTTCAGATGCTGTTAGgtgcaagcttttcatgagcaccctgacagggatggccatggactggttcatcaacCTCCCAGAGGGCCACGTCACGTCTTTCGCCCAACTTTCACAACTATTCAGAGAACAATACCTAGCCAACAGAACTCCCGCCCCAGTCTCGTACGATCTTTTCGACGTCAAGCAGTTCCAAGGTGAAACCCTAAAggagtacataagccgctttggggcacaggtggtgaaagTAGGCACCAAGGAGGAACCCATGATTGtgtatgcattcaagaagggagTACGTCTCGGATCTTTCAGTAAAATGCTTAACCGCAGTCACCCCAAAACCTTCGCTGAGATAAGGCGACAAGCGGTAGAACGTATTGCCTCGGAAGGTGAAACGTACGAGAAATGTACAACCACTGTGCCAGCGCGCCCCAAGGCACAGATACGCACGCAGCCTGTAAGGGTTCACCAAGCCGTCACAGAAAGGAAACACTTTGACAGGAAACGCGCTTACGAGCCACGAAGGACTCAACCTAAGAGTCGAGTAGAGCAGGGGAGAGAAGCAAGCAAGCCACCAAGGCACAACTTCGTGATGGAACTCAAAGATCTGATCGCGATACCCAGCATAGCCGACTGGTTGAGGCTACCGATCAAAGCTGATAAGGTGCTGGGGCCTCGCAAGGAgtcatggtgcgaattccacgaggcgttCGGGCACCATATCAACAACTGTCTGGCGCttggctatcagttggatgagctcgtgaagaatggtttcctgaaggattattTGATGGAGAAACAGGCGGGACGACCACCAGGCTCGCAACCAGGCGGCAGTGAGGGGCAGCAGCATGAGGCGCCCGTCCTCGGtgaaatccacaccatagctggtgggtTCTCGGGCGGCGGGTGTACGGCGTCGCAGCGtaagaggtatgcgaggtccataatgtcagtggaagttttcgaggacCATTCgcccgatgtggacatcacgttcactaaGCAAGACCTCAGGGATGTTGTGccgcatgacaacgatcccattgtgatCTCGCTCGTCACGACAAGAAGAACGGTTCATCGGGTCTTAGTcgatcaagggagctcggcagacgtgatgttctag
- the LOC137839335 gene encoding uncharacterized protein, which produces MVKWAVELSEFNIKYEPRGPIKGQIFADFVVELSSETVQSVGDGFRWVLSVDGSFNQLGSGAGIILEGPNDMLIEQSLKFTFKASNNQAEYEALIAGVLLAKEMGARVLLAKSDSLLITGQVTGEFQAKDPQMAAYLEHVQELRKSFVSFEVVHVPRGGRQRTVIQETLKIPRAFVADHQVLQIYKSKEGMSRGHKSLSQETLRTPRIRAFPVGEIKMTQVCTVHEPDTWITPYQRYMADGVLPMDPTEARKVKKNSSKFTLIDGELYRFGFTHPLLVCVHEERCTRIMAELHEGICGSHIGGRALATRTIRAGYYWPTMREDCKRYGQRCK; this is translated from the coding sequence atggtaaaatgggcggtagagttgtcggaATTcaacatcaagtatgagccccggggaccaatcaagggacaaatcttcgctgacttcgtggtcgaaCTATCTTCTGAGACAGTGCAAAGCGTCGGAGatggttttcgttgggtgctctcagtggatggatccTTTAACCAATTAGGCAGTGGGGCCGGGATAAttctggaaggacccaacgacatgttgatagaacagtccctaaAGTTCacctttaaagccagcaacaaccaagcggAATACGAGGCTCTGATCGCTGGTGtcttgttggcaaaggagatgggagcaagggtgctgttggccaagagcgattcatTGCTAATCACAGGccaagtaactggcgagtttcAGGCTaaagacccgcagatggcagcttaTCTGGAGcatgtgcaggagttgaggaAGTCTTTTGTTTCGttcgaagtagtgcatgtgccaagggggggcaggcagaggaccgtcatacaAGAAACCCTGAAGATACCTCGAGCGTTCGTGGCggaccaccaagttctccaaaTCTACAAGTCAAAGGAAGGGATGTCAAGGGGTCATAAGTCTCTAtcccaggagaccttgaggacgcCAAGGATTAGAGCGTTTCCAGTGGGAGAGATAAAGATGACACAAGTTTGCACCGTCCACGAGCCggacacatggataacgccataccagcgctacaTGGCAGATGGCGTACTCCCAATGGACCCgacggaagctaggaaggtaaaaaagaactccagcaagttcaccctcatcgatggcgagttgtacaggtttggttTCACACACCCCCTCTTAGTATGTGTGCATGAAGAGaggtgcacgagaattatggccgagctccatgaagggatttgcggGAGTCACATCGGAGGTCGAGCCTTGGCAACAAGAACcatccgtgcaggttattattggccgacaatgagggaagactgcaagAGATATGGCCAACGTTGCAAGTAG